CGTACAATGACTCGGTCCAATTTCCATTTCTTATCTTTCACGTCTTATATTCATATTCTACCAACTGACTCTCCCATCCGCCATTCAAACCAAGTCACGTATGGTTCTGAGTCGATCGTTGCCCGACCGTGATCCCTCCCGATCTAAGAACCAGTTGACTCGGGATGCTTCATAGTCAACCCGAGCGGCGATCGACTCTAGTGGTTATCCATGAGAATTTCCAAATTTCCAACACAGTAAAGCCGATAGGAATCCATTTTGGATCGAAGGCGGCTAAAATATTTGCGATAtaatctcaaaaaaaatattttcttctgttGAACCGAAGTCTTGTCGTTCCCGTAATCAAATCAACGCAGCGGGAACCGCTTCCTGCCTGCTCGAGCCACTGCGGGACACTCTGACGCTCATTTGGCAGGCGTCGATTGGTGGAGATGTCAAAGGATGTGGGCTGCTGGGAGATGATAGGCAGCGACGTCGCGTTGCTGCTTGTTTGCCAGGCGTAGAAGCATCAACAAAGGCTAGTTGTTTCCCAGTCGTGGAAAGGTCGTCAAGTAGTAATTGGTAGTAGAGGAAACGCTCGGTGGTCATCCCATGCGCCCACCACCAAACGCTCACCAGCTCTTCGTCTTCTTTCCCCAGTCGCGCTCTTCGGTCTTTGCGTTTTCCGCAGGTAATTAGAAATGACCTCGCTTCACGGTGTTTTTGGTCGTCTTCTTGGTGTTGAGCGTGTGCGGTTTGCAGGTGGAGACAGGCATGGAGGAGCTAATGAATTGCCCAAGGCCGGGGAGTCTGAtggggcagcagcagcagcagccaagcCGGGGAGTCTGGGAGGAGGATGTGGCTTTGGCGCTCGAAAGTGGAAGCCTTTGGGTGGAGGAGTTTGCAGTCGACGAGCTCCTCAACCTTGAGTtcatggaggaggagaaggaaggaggAGAGCAGGAGGGCGAGGTCAGAGACTTTGCAGACCACAAGAAAGCAGAGGACTTGGACTCCAATACCAGCTCGTGCTCTGCTTCCTCTGCTACTTCGTCTCCCTCCTTTGAGCCGGCGGTGGCTCTCACTGGAATCGGTCTCCCGGTGAGCCGCCCCGTTCCTCTCTCGCCAAGAATGGGCAGGAACGAAGGAGATTGACTTGTTCTGAGTCTCTTTTCGCTTTCCTTTCTGCAGGCGCATGACGCCGAGGAGTTGGAGTGGGTTTCTCGCATCATGGACGACTCGCTGTGGGCGCCTCAAAGCCAGCAAGACGACACCGCAACCCAAACAGAGGACCGGCCGGCCGAAGGTCCCTCTTTGGTGAGCCCAGCCGTCTGTCTCCTCTCCACTCAAGCCATGGTTCCGGTCAAGGCCAAGCGGAGCAAGCGGTCACGGAGCGCCGCCCCCGTCGTCGCCTGGTCCTTGTCCGGGCCGCTCCTCTTCGTCGAATCCTCCACCGAATCCACCACCACGACCACCTCTTCcagctcctccttctcctcctccgtctTCTCTCGCTCGCCCCCTTCCATCTCTTCCTGCCTCACGCAGGACCACCCTTCCGCCGCCGGCGACCAGAGCTTCTTTCTCTGCGACAAGCAGAAGCCGAAGAAACGCGGCCGGAAACCCAAACCAGCCTCGTCAGCCGCCGCAGGCGAACGGCGGTGCACCCACTGCGGAGCCCAGCGGACGCCGCAGTGGAGGGCCGGTCCCCTCGGCGCCAAGACCCTATGCAACGCCTGCGGCGTCCGCTTCAAGTCCGGGCGCCTCCTCCCGGAGTACCGCCCGGCCTGCAGCCCCACCTTCGTCAACCACATCCACTCCAACTGCCACCGCAAGGTCCTCGAGATGCGCCAGAAGAAGGACACAGAGCTGCCTTCCCCCGCCGCCGCGGCGTCGCCGGTGCCTTTTCTGTAGGTCTGGTCACCCCCCTGTATGCCTACCTCTCTTGCATCGGTTATGTTTCTTGTATTAGGTGGTGGTTTGTTTGGCTCTTTGGATTTAGAGCATAGCATTTTTCTCCAATTTCTACAGGTAGTGAGCCTAAGCAGTGCAATATTTCCATGGCTTTTGTGAGCTTTCACTAAAATTGTAGGGGCCATCAAAAATTTGTAACCATATTCATTTAAGAATACAATATTAGGAATAGATAGGTAGGTAGATGGACATCATCTCTTCATCATGTACTCTATTTATTTCTACTAGTGGATTGAGATGAAGAGTGCAATTTAATTTATTCATTGTAGTTctctattttatatattatttattatggtGGTGGCTAATTAATTTTGATTTATCTTTTGTTTGTTtatgaaagaatatatatataatttataatagaaaaaaaaaattattttatatattttacaatGAATATATGAAAAAAACTCTTTTATAAGGTCTTAGTTACCTTGTTTctcaaaatatatttattaaattttatttaaaatatacttATTATATTAAGTGTGATTTattttactaaaataatattaaagactcCTCCAACTAAAAACTAAAATTAGGTCTAATCCGAAACCAACTTCCAACCTAAAATGAGATAAATAGCACTTAAAAGACATAAATCACACGGTCCATATGATCTCCTTTCCAACAATGAGAAGATAGATAAGGCACTCTCGGTagtgttcttcatgttctttccaTTTATGATTACCTTCTTTGGCTTCTTTGCATGAGTGGTGTTGTTGAATTTGGAGGCTTTGTTAGGGTTCAAAGACACTTCTCACTCAGTGGATTTGGTCCCTTTGGGGTAAGTCATAGTGGGTGGGGTTACAGTTGCACCAACGCTAATGCAACACAATCCAACCCCTCAATCCCCACCTACTCAAtaattttgtgtgtgtgtgtggttcaTATGAATGAATAATAAAACTTTTATATGCATAAATCTAGTTAAAAATTTGGAAAGCAAAACTCATTATGATTATTATCTTAGTTTCATTAGTCACTTTAGTGTTTCACGAAGTtttatgatgatattttctttaACTATTTTAgtcgtttatttgttgaataatcGTAACTTTTAGTTCTTGAAAATACATAAAGTGATCGATATAAAGAGATCAAAATAAATCTCTCCTTGGAGATGGATTTGTTCGAGATGTTTTAtctaataatttaattttgattatgttATTTAATTACTAAAAAACATTTATCAAATCATACATACAgtgattttttttattgtaaGGTTCCAAATTCCTTCatccctcaatttttttttttattttgtttaatttttttttatagattttgTGATCATTTTATGCATTTgttttcataattttgtttcctTACTTAGGTTAGCAATCATGCTTGGTAGGTAAATAATTCATACCAAGAAGAAATGGTCAAACTATTGAACAGCTTCAACCAGTAGGTCAGCCAACTTCTCTTGACCTTTCAAGAGTTTGGACTTCCACTGTGAATGTGGAAGTGGGTCAAACAAGATGGTGCTTCTCATCATGCTTCCTTCCATATGTCAAAGGGGCCCCCATTGGGTCCAAATCTTCCACAATGCTTACATGATGAACACATGATGGAATGGAGAGACTTGTGGCCTATATCTCTttgtagtttttatttttataaataaaggattttttattcttttttgtctGTTTTTTTTTTGCTACAATACAAGGACTCAAGACTCTCCTAACtaagtttttttttccttctttaaatGAAAAATAAGACTATATATATTAATGAAGTGTCTTCATCCCCCAAATAATATAGTTCCTTAATTTGAGATACTTGAATTATTGACTTGAAATATTTGGACTCATATAGTCTTAATTATATCACTAGTGATCCAAATTTCCATTCTAGGCTATTAATACTATATCTATTCAGTCTTATATACTCTAACATTTGATGTGAAACTACATTAAAGCATTTCAATCTTTCCCACTTTGAATAGTTTAGAGTCCTATAGTTAAGTGATacattgatttgataaatttaagTCTTTGATCAAATATATTTACAAGTTAATGGTAATAGACCTCAACTAGTGTTATATAAATGCATAGCCATCCTTCCATGTTCAACTTGAGTTCCAAGTGAGATGTCACTACTTTGGTACCCCACTCGAGGGCACTTAATAAGTGGCCATAAAAGAAATTATCTTCCATTAgggataagatttcaaataacagATATctgtcctaattttttttttttgtttcaaaaaccatatgttattgacatataaaaaatatatattggagCCAGTGGTGGGACAAGAAAATTGCATGCTTCATGAAGTTGATATGTGACATGTGAAAGTTGAATGACTTTCCATTGCAAATGGATTGGTAGctcaataattatattattattttataaattttagataATAGACTAATTTGGGTATTGAAAAAAATTTATCGAGAACATTATAGACATAATAGATAAGAAAATTACATGCTTCATGATGTTGAATATTATATGCTAAACTAACGAGGAACATTCGACAAAAAAAAAGactcaatattatatttataagattTAATATCATTAGCAGTAGATTTAGAAAATATTCATCCCAATCAATTGAATTATGTAGACATCAACCTAATTAAATTCAATAATATCTATTTAAAAAGTTTATTGGGTCGTAGTAATCAAGATTAGCTATTGTtttacttaaatttttttagttttttttttattttgagatcGACTTTAGCGTTAGAGAGATCATATCGTTAACCCCATAAGATCTTGatctttttgactctattttaattttttatatatagggAGGGGCTCGAAGAAGTAATTCGAGCATATGTTATACGTGACATTTCCCATGTAAACAGTAGTACTTTCTCTCGACAACAGAGAGATTAAGGTTTCAGCAAATTAGTTCTCCAACGAATACGACAAATTGATTCTTATTTGAACTGTTAGTTGGAATCTGATGACCCACCCACCAGATGACAAATGAGCATTCTTATCCAAATGGCTGAAGAAATTTGCAGACTTGTACTCTTCATGAAGGAAGCTTCGGCGGCTGGAGCTTCTGCTGCAAACACCGCATACAGAAGGCTGTTTGAAGGCGGAAGTCTGCAAATACGAGGAAGCTTCATCGATCATCACGGATAAGAGCTACAAGAATGAAGATAGATAGAGGGGATAGAGAATTAATTATCTGGGAGTGTGTGATTCTTCCAGAGAGGGGACACGACTGCAGAACAAGTATACTGAAAACATGCTCAAAACAGATCAGTCATCGACCAGAATTAGGAACTTCTCTTAATTTAATCTGTGCATTCTTTAATTAGAAAAATAAGTAATCTCTCATGCAAATTTAAATCCCTATCTTTATAATACTAAAtatttctttactgaaaaaataaatcatatattcTTCTTCGTGGGTCACAAGCgataaaaaaaattttctccaAGATTGATCGGCCATCATCAAATCCATACAAGAACTAAAGATGAACAGAAAACAAACTCTTGAACAAGTCAGAAATGCAGCtgaaagggaagggaagggaagggaaggaaaGGCATCACCAATGGCCACCTTCACAAAAACATCTTTCTCGTGGCCCTACCTGCACAACCTCCGCCGAGGTCTGGGAAGATGTGCACGAGAGGTCTTACGGAAGTCACCTTGAAGCCAAAAACACAACTCTCGAGGCAGGGGTAGCATTGAGTTTGATGGAGACTGAATGACTAATGTCCAGGTTTAATAGATCCTCCTCCTCGGAGAATTCATGGAGGAGGAACAGTGTCCTTGCTGGGTCTTAGTACAACCAAACCATAGTAATCGCAACGCTTAAAGCTTTATTACAGTAGTGCAGAGGAGCAGCATTTCTAGTAGTATACTGGTAACCATTCCTTGCCATCGATGAAGTCTATGGTGATGAAAGGTGAAGCCTCTTCTTCGTTGAGTTGCTTCGACCAAGGAACTCGAAGAGTTGTGTTGCTCCCCGGACCACGACAGTCGTACTCTCCGTACAGTAAATTGCTACAGCAGAGTATACACGAGTATCAATCAACATTCAATCTGTGACACGCACAAGTAAATGATGCGAATGCTTACTCTGTGCTGCCATCATAACTCCAATTAGTCCACCCTGCAGCTGTGACGGTCCTGGAGAGATAACTTTTAGCAAAGATGACACGAGAGTGAGGCCCCTTTGCTCGACCAAGATACGCGTCTCCCACCCCGTACACCTTGCCTTTGAGGAAGACAAAGCCACTGCTGTCATCTGAAGACGGCCTGTTCTGAGCAGTGATGGAGCCAAGTATCTTGATTCTCTTGTCATGCAGCACAAAGATCTCACAACTCTGCATTCGTTAAATGAGGAAACCGTGAGTGCTGGATGATTGTATTGCATGCGCTGCGTAAGACGAAAAGAACACACGCTTTCCTGGAATATAGACTGCCCACGGCCGAAGATGAAATCGATGTTGCCTTGGATGTAGCTACTCTCGTAGTAGTGTCGACCCTTGTAGTCGAACAGGGTATTGTGTGGGCTGTAGAAGGCGCAATGGTAGAATGCTACCTTATCTCCGGCCACCATGGTTGCGACTGACTGGTTATGTGGAGCGTCGGCAACGGCGATGAGGGCATCATTCTGTCATGGATGTACCGATGGTAAACAACAGGGCAGGGCATAGGAGAATCGAAGCGATGGGAATTGGGCAGAGGCAACCTTGAAGCTGATGCCAAAGGCAACGAAGTTATCAGCCCAAACAGTGAAGGTCGCAGAGAGAGTGTTATTGGTTGAGCTATCATCCCACACGATTGCGGTCCTTCCTTTTCCATTTCCTCTGAGGAATATATACTGCTTCTCCTTCGGGATCACCACTTTCTCTCTGCAACAGCAACGACAACGCATGTTTGTCATTGCACATCTCCTGCGCTCAGATGAAAGCATGAAAACCCAAAGGGCTTGTCGATGAAATTACATTACCTGTAGATGCCAGACCTGCAATGGACGATGATCCAATCTGAGTTACCCATGGGGACCGCATCAATGGCGGCCTGCACCGTCTTGAATTCCTCGGAAGGACCCACAAGGATGGTCCTATTGGTTTTGATCTTGGAAGTGATCAAGGGGCCATCGATGATGTCTTTGCTCTTGTGCGGGAGAACTCCTGCGAACAtggaagaaaggaggaggaggaggaggacggaagCAATTCTAGGCGACATCGGCATCTCTCACCACAGGTAAATTACTCACCCATTAACATAggtggaaggaaggaaggaagaggaggaggaattaAGACGAGGTTTGTTTGATGTTGTTTGGCTTTCGGAGGTCGAGAGGTAAACACGGAAGCAATTTAAAATGGAAAAGCCTCTCTTAGTCATTTATCGTTGACGGTTTAATTTATATCCAtcaaatcaatatatatatatatatatatatatatatatatatatatatatacatatacatatatatatatatatagcatataaTTCTAAATGGAAAAAAAGGCTAATTAAatggatttctttttctttttcaaatagaGTCAAAGGCTAATTAAGATATTTTGTTAATATTTTTTCACCTCTGTATTCATAAGATATCTATCtcggaaaaagaaaacaaaatctaacTATAATGATAAGATAATTAAGTGAAGATTCAATTAAAAATGATTATTAgatgtttattaaaaaattaatatcaatgaTACTGATTTGCTAACAACACTCATCAATACCGCCCCCAACCATAAAGAAAGGGAGAGCGtagggaaggaggaggaaaaggcaGGGGAAGAAGCAGAGGCATACCGATCGGAGACGAAGATGACCCCAGCAGGAAGCAATAAAGAAGAGGGTAGCTGAAAGTTGCTTTCCGGTCCTCGCATCCCTCGCACAGGACCATGAGATCGCCGGGGTTATAAGGCATCTCATGTTCGCAGTACCCTAACACAAGATAACAATTGACCGATGTATCTACAATTACAACAAAGCTAAAATCAagaacaggaagaagaagaaagagagaaagcAAGCAAGGCCTACATGGTCAGGGGTGAAGGCCCAATTGGCCGCCTTGTAATCGAAGCGACAGAAGAAGTAGTCCTCGGCGCCGACATTCTCCAGCTTGGTGTAGTTCTTGAAGGAGTGGACGACGCACTCGCACTCAATGGTGTGCGCGTCGAAGTGGCCGGACAGATAAGCCTCCTTGGCGCCGTGGAACTGCCGGCGGCCCCCGATCGGCTCCACGCGCACGTTGTTGAGATGGTCCGCCGCGATCTGAGATCCTTCGTGCCGGGCTTGGTCTTGACCACCAGGTACAATTTCTCGTCCGGTATCAGTCAAACCACTCGTTCTCCTGCTACGGTTTTGGAGACGGAAGGACGGTTTTGAATCTCCTGCTTTGATGATGGGCATAGAGATTGAGGAGATGGACCGACGGACGGTAGATGAAACCCTAATCgacgggaggggaggggaggggaggggagggaagAGAGCGCGCCATTCGATTCCGAACAGTAGTAGTGAGGTGGCACGAAGAAGGGGAGGTTTTTAATTACGTCACATATCCCCCTGCAATTTCAATTATTCTTTTATTAATCCCTcttaatttaaattcaaaatttatAATGCCTAAATCCCCTTAATGTAACTACAAATTGCAGTATATCAATCATGCCTCTAATTTTTAGATCTTCAATTAAGACTTGTAATTTTCAatcaaactatattttattttattttatttttctcgtcGAGGAGATATTATCctacaataaaattataaatttatttaataaaagataaattaaatTGCTATTGACAACTAATTatcaaactatattttatttttatttttatttcacgtTGAGGAGATATTATCGTTGACCTCGGCAGACTTTGTTTCCCAGCTTCGCTGTCCAACAATAGCCGACACGCAGCTCACGTTGTGTGGCAAAGGAGTTGACCCGGTCCGGCGTCAGCAGCAAGCTTCTCTCTCCACACCCATGCCGCAAAAGTTTTAGGAAACGGTTGATGAGCCATTCAAAGAGCGGTGGACTTGCTCGGATTCCAAATTCGCCGAGGAAAAGGAAAGGGGCGAAAGGGAGAACTTGGTCACCATGCCGAGCGTCCTCCGGCAGGCCATCGGCGCCATCAAGGACCAGACCAGCATCGGCATCGCCAAGTTCTCCAAGCGCTCCGCCAACCTCGAGGTTGCGGTCCTCAAAGTCACCTCCCACGACGAGGTCCCCATCGAGGAGCGTCACCTGACGGAGGTCCTCCTCCTGTCGGCGTCCTGCCCTTCCTCTGCCGCGACTTGTGTCCGTATCCTGTCCCGCCGCATCTCGCGCACCAGCAACTGGTTGGTCGCCGTCAAGACCCTCGTCGTGGTCTTCCGCTTGCTACGCAGCGGGCGATCCCAGTTCATCCACGAGGCTCTCGCGGCTCCCCAGggctcccgccgccgccgcctcctcgacCTCTCCAGATTCCGCGACCACTCCACCACCTCCAGTCCCTGGGACTACACTGCCTTCGTTCGCACCTTCGCCGTCTACCTCGACGCCCGCCTCCATTCGGCTCTCCTCGGCAAGCTCAGCAACCTTCGCAGCCGCCGTCCCTTGACCGCTGCCAACCTCTTCGCTAACATGAAGACGCCCCTCATCCTGGAACACATCGAGCACTGGCAGAGGCTCCTCGACCGTGCGATCGGCACCCGACCCACCGGCCCCGCCAAGGCCAATCGCCTGATCCAGATCGCGCTCTACGTTGTCGTCTGCGAGACCTTCAGCCTCTACCACGACATCTCCCACGGGTTGTCGCGGTTGCTCGATAACTTCTTCCACTTGCAACCTGAGTCACGTCTCAAGACATTCCAGGCATGCATGAAGGCACGTAAACAATTTGAAGAGCTCGAATCCTTCCACGATTTCTGCAGAAAGATCGGCGTCGGGAGGATGTCGGAGTACCCGAGGGTCCAGCAAATCTCAGCAACCCTCCTCGGAGCGTTAGAAGAGTTCCTCAAGAACCGACCGAGTTCACTCGCCACCTCGCCCAACGCCAAGCCCAAGTCATTTCCTTCTCTGCACCCGACCGCTTTGGAGCGGGAACAGGAGGATATGATGACAGCTCGCAGGCCACCGACGATGAGCGAGAGGGAATCGGTAGCGTCACGCCACAAGGACTGGCAGCTTCAACCCATCTCAAGCAGCGTCAACATCAACATTGGAGGGAATTACGTGGCTAAGAGTCTAGTCCTGGTGGATGATCATCAGCACACTGATACGGATTCTGAAGGATGGGAGATCTTGCTCGTCAGGAGCTTGAACGACATGTCAAATGAAGCTGGTGTTATCGATCCTCCTGCACAGAGCTTACTCAACCGGAGAGTTGCAGATCGAGCTGAGGACCTTCAGAACCCATTTCTCAGTGATCATGACAACAGAAGCCGTGTGATGATACCACCACCCACGTTTTGCGCAAGGAAACCAAATGCAGAACAAGCATACCAGGAAATGGATCCTTTTAACGAGGCAGCAACGGGGGCTTATTCGTTTAGATCCGATGGTTTGATGAGGCAGCAACGGGTGCTTCGTGAGCAACACATGTGGATGCAACAGCAGAGCAAGATCATGGCGAAGAGATTAGCACGTTAAATTTGCTCGCAGCGTTCACTCCGATGTGGTATAGTGTCAGCCATATAGGAATATAGAAGAACTGTTTTTCTAGGTAGACCAGCGTACATTTGCTAAATAGGTATTCTTGAGCGTAATGTCAACGCATTGACCAGAATACGTGATCTGTAAGTTTTAATGGCTCAAGTCAAAGGcagatttatttatatatatatttgtgttgttttgttttgttttatagAATGCATGAAAATGCTGAAATCACCGAAAGATAATGGACGCATACGAAAAGCAGATGATGATATATAAGACCAACATAAGATGGcatgagcaagaagaagaagagtacaAAGCGTCACCATTGGCTTAGTTCGTTAACACACATTGCAGAACACGAGAAACACACGAAACAAATCCTTGATATAAGCTTAGCCGGATCCTCCGAGAACTTTCTTGAGCTTCTTCACCTGCTCGTCGTCGAGGAAAGTGACCTTCTCCACCAGCGGAGAGGGCAAGCTGTTGGCAAAGAGCGCAAATGCGGTGATCTGAAGCCCAGGGTTGGGGCTACTGAAGCTCACGAATGCGACGGCGGTGACGTCCCCGGCATTGATTTGGAAGTGAAGCTGGCCTTGCGGGAAGACCATGGTGTCTCCCTTGTTGAGCGTCGTGAAGTAGACATCGTTGGCGGAGGAGATGAAGCCAGCGCAGATGGTGCCTTCGATGACGAAAAGCAGCTCGGAGCCACCGGGGTGGGTGTGAAGGGGGACGACGCCGTCGGGGGCGATGTCGAGGCGGGCGGCAGACATGCCGAGTCCGTTGACGCCCGGGAACTGGCTGACGAAGGCTGGCGTCACGGCGGCCTTGATGAGGTTGGAAGTATCGCCGGGCACACCGAGACCCGTG
This Musa acuminata AAA Group cultivar baxijiao chromosome BXJ1-2, Cavendish_Baxijiao_AAA, whole genome shotgun sequence DNA region includes the following protein-coding sequences:
- the LOC135609169 gene encoding GATA transcription factor 5-like encodes the protein MEELMNCPRPGSLMGQQQQQPSRGVWEEDVALALESGSLWVEEFAVDELLNLEFMEEEKEGGEQEGEVRDFADHKKAEDLDSNTSSCSASSATSSPSFEPAVALTGIGLPAHDAEELEWVSRIMDDSLWAPQSQQDDTATQTEDRPAEGPSLVSPAVCLLSTQAMVPVKAKRSKRSRSAAPVVAWSLSGPLLFVESSTESTTTTTSSSSSFSSSVFSRSPPSISSCLTQDHPSAAGDQSFFLCDKQKPKKRGRKPKPASSAAAGERRCTHCGAQRTPQWRAGPLGAKTLCNACGVRFKSGRLLPEYRPACSPTFVNHIHSNCHRKVLEMRQKKDTELPSPAAAASPVPFL
- the LOC135613226 gene encoding probable pectinesterase 67; amino-acid sequence: MPYNPGDLMVLCEGCEDRKATFSYPLLYCFLLGSSSSPIGVLPHKSKDIIDGPLITSKIKTNRTILVGPSEEFKTVQAAIDAVPMGNSDWIIVHCRSGIYREKVVIPKEKQYIFLRGNGKGRTAIVWDDSSTNNTLSATFTVWADNFVAFGISFKNDALIAVADAPHNQSVATMVAGDKVAFYHCAFYSPHNTLFDYKGRHYYESSYIQGNIDFIFGRGQSIFQSCEIFVLHDKRIKILGSITAQNRPSSDDSSGFVFLKGKVYGVGDAYLGRAKGPHSRVIFAKSYLSRTVTAAGWTNWSYDGSTDNLLYGEYDCRGPGSNTTLRVPWSKQLNEEEASPFITIDFIDGKEWLPVYY
- the LOC135612094 gene encoding chromatin remodeling protein EBS-like, whose translation is MPIIKAGDSKPSFRLQNRSRRTSGLTDTGREIVPGGQDQARHEGSQIAADHLNNVRVEPIGGRRQFHGAKEAYLSGHFDAHTIECECVVHSFKNYTKLENVGAEDYFFCRFDYKAANWAFTPDHVGLACFLSFFFFLFLILALL
- the LOC103976191 gene encoding clathrin coat assembly protein AP180-like, which codes for MPSVLRQAIGAIKDQTSIGIAKFSKRSANLEVAVLKVTSHDEVPIEERHLTEVLLLSASCPSSAATCVRILSRRISRTSNWLVAVKTLVVVFRLLRSGRSQFIHEALAAPQGSRRRRLLDLSRFRDHSTTSSPWDYTAFVRTFAVYLDARLHSALLGKLSNLRSRRPLTAANLFANMKTPLILEHIEHWQRLLDRAIGTRPTGPAKANRLIQIALYVVVCETFSLYHDISHGLSRLLDNFFHLQPESRLKTFQACMKARKQFEELESFHDFCRKIGVGRMSEYPRVQQISATLLGALEEFLKNRPSSLATSPNAKPKSFPSLHPTALEREQEDMMTARRPPTMSERESVASRHKDWQLQPISSSVNINIGGNYVAKSLVLVDDHQHTDTDSEGWEILLVRSLNDMSNEAGVIDPPAQSLLNRRVADRAEDLQNPFLSDHDNRSRVMIPPPTFCARKPNAEQAYQEMDPFNEAATGAYSFRSDGLMRQQRVLREQHMWMQQQSKIMAKRLAR
- the LOC135609177 gene encoding germin-like protein 8-14 — protein: MADGRTTPLCVFLFFLLLSAANGLVQDFCVGELSSSDTPAGYPCKEVSAVTCDDFVFTGLGVPGDTSNLIKAAVTPAFVSQFPGVNGLGMSAARLDIAPDGVVPLHTHPGGSELLFVIEGTICAGFISSANDVYFTTLNKGDTMVFPQGQLHFQINAGDVTAVAFVSFSSPNPGLQITAFALFANSLPSPLVEKVTFLDDEQVKKLKKVLGGSG